In Clostridia bacterium, the genomic stretch AGGAAATGAAGGACGTAAAGGACCAGGTGGAGATAAAGGAATTCCCCGGCATCCCCGCAAAATACGCGTTCAAGACGGCTACCTTCTGGTTTATACTTCTCTTCGTTGTTACGAACTCGTTCTGCACGGGCTTCAATCAGCACTGGGTAAACCTCGGCGTTACCAGCGGCTTCGACCCCGTTACGGCAGCTACGCTTACCACCATCGGTATGATCTCGTCCTCTATCTTTAAGATCGTTGAGGGCAGAATGAGCGACAGTAAGTTCGGTATAATGAAGACGGCTATCGTTTGCTCGATAGTTCCGCTTATCTCTATGATACTCCTCATCATTGCAGGTACCGCAAGCTACGGCGTTGTTGCAGTTGCATGCTTCCTCTTCGGCGTAGGTATCGCAATGACTCAGCTTATGCCTCCGCAGCTCGTTCGTGATATGTACGGTATGCGCTCCTACTCGACGCTTTATCCTATAGCGTTCATGGCAATGAGCCTTGGTACCGGCTTTACCTACACGCTGCACGGCGTATTCATTCAGGCTGCAGGTTCGTATATGGGTTCGTTCATATTCAACTCCTGCTGCTACGTAGTAGGCATAATCGTTCTCACCATCGGCTTCAAAATGTCCAAGGCTGCTAAAGCTAAGTATTGGAGAGAAGTCGGCGAAGCCATCTGATTTTTTGGAAAAACATAGCAGGTAAACCTCCTGTATTTAAGAATAATTCCCCGAGGAAAGGTCTCCGAATATATTTCGGAGGCCTTTTTCTATGGGCTGCAGGTGTGCGTATACGCCTCTCGCGCTGTCGCCCTCCTCTGGGTGACCTACAGGGAGAGGCGTCCTGCCGTGTGGGGTGGCACGCCTCGCGGGGGGCTTCCCCCACTGTCATTGTCGAGGAGCGAAGCGACGAAGAATCTTATTGCTGTAAGATCCTTCGCTTCGCTCAGGATGACAAGGGGGAGGCTCAGGATGACAAGGGGGAGGCTCAGGATGACAAATGGGGAGGCTCAGGATGACAAGGGGGAGGCTCAGGATGACAAGGGGGGCACCTGCTTGTTTAATGCCGCCTATAACCAGCGGGCGCCAAAGACTTGGAGCGGCTCGGCCGCGGAACACCAGTGGGGAAGGAAGCTTCTAGAATGCGCCCTCATGGCGAAAAGACTCCAAGCTATAAAGCAAATTGCGCTTATCGCCAGTAGATGGCGAGACATAAGTTATATTTGAGTAACGCCGAGCGGCTGGCGCCGCCGATAGGCGGTGTTAGAGCGAGGAAGCGGAGAGACGGAGAGGCGGCAGTCTCTCGGGACTTTTGGTACGCCGGGGTCCCCTAAAAATACGCGAAGCGGATTTTTTGGGGTGGTCTGAGGTTACAAAAGTACGCCCCCCGGCAGGGGGATCAGGAGTATTAGAACCTTGGTTCTAAAAATTCCGCTTGCTTGCAAAGCAAGAGAAGTAAATTGAAAAAGCGTTGTAGAACGCAGTTCTAATGAAACTCCGCGCCTCGCGGTGGAGGCTTTTGGAGTAGGCTTTGGAACGCAGTCCCAAAAAAATTCGTCTTGCTTACAAAGAAAAAACGTTTCAAAAGCGGCGCTTTTGCAGATAATATCTCCTGCGCGCATGTAAACCAACGGTCGGTTGTATCACAAAAAACCAAGTGATATCATAAATACGTAAAGAGGTGATATTTTTGAGACAGCCTACTTTGGGATCGGTGATACGCTCCTTAAGAAAGCAGCACGGTCTCACTCAGGCCGCGCTGGCCGGACGGCTGAACGTTACGGACAAAGCCGTTTCAAAATGGGAGAGAGGCCTTTCATATCCCGATATAGCGCTTTTCCCGAAGCTTGCCGACATTTTCGGAGTGACCGTTGAGGATCTCATGGAGGAATATATCGACGGCGAGAAGCCGTCGAGGCTCATTCGTATTTTAGAGATGTCGCACGACGTGCTGACGCCGCTTCATATTATTATAGGGTGCGCGAATATGGCTGTGCTGTACCATGAAGATGAATCGCGTCTTATACGGTATCTTGAGAACATACGCATTTCGGGAGAGTATCTGAAAAAGGCTATCTACTGTCTTATGGCTGTGGCAGATCCGAAGAAGTGCGAAGGCGACGCGGCCAAGAGCGCCTTTTTAAGTGACGCCGTTAAAAGCGGCGGGTTTTCTAAAAAGCCCGAAGGCGCATTGGATCTTGGTGAAAAGAGGATACTCGTAGCCGAGGACATGGAGATAAACCGCGAGATAGCCCATGAGCTTTTAAAAGAGACGGGCGCAAAGACGGATTTCGCCTTTGACGGAAAGGAGTGCGCTCAAAAGATAAAAGAAGCGCCTAAAGGTCATTACGACCTTATCCTTATGGATATAAAGATGCCGGTTATGGACGGCATAGAGGCGACGAAAGAGATACGCGCGATGGCGGACGCCGACAAGGCCGGCATACCGATAATCGCGATGACGGCCAACGTGAGCATAAAAGACAGAAACGCCGCGTTTGCCGCAGGCATGAACGGCTTTATAAAAAAGCCCGTCGATTCGGCGGAGCTGTTTTCAGAGATAGGGAGGCTCATATAAACAAAAAAGCAAAAGCGGAAAGCCAAGTTTTTTTAGGCTTTCCGCTCTTTTTCGTTTTAGCTTTGAGGCGCCTGACTTAATTTGTTATAATACTTCGTAAGGAAAAAATTATAAAACCTGTCGTATTCTTTGCCGAATTTTTCTCTCAGGTGCACGGAGAAGGCGTGCGGATCGATGCTGCTTGCAAAGTCGTCTTCGTTTTGCATCGCGCTGATGGCGATATTGGAGCAGTGGTCGGCTATACGCTCGAGGTTGTTTATTATCTCAAGAAACGACACGCCCGTCTCAACGGAGCATATCCCGTCGGAGAGACGCTGTATATGACCCTGCCTCAGCGCTTCGGTGAGCATATCTATTATTTCCTCGAGCGGCTCTACCTGTATCGCGTAAGAAAACAGCTCGTCGCGCTTTTTAAAGCTTTGGTACGCAAGATTAAGTATATCCTCTACGGCGCCGAACATTATGCCCAGCTCGTGGCGCGCGGCGGGGGAATACGTTATCTTTTCGTCCATTATATCTACGGCGATCTCCGAAAGGTTCACGGCGTGGTCGCCGAGACGCTCTATGTCGTTTACCATTTTAAGATATACGGATACAGATTTGCTTTCGGTTTCGCTTAGTTCCTGGTCGGCTATTTTTACGAGGTATTTCGAGACCTCGAATTCCATTTTGTCTATGATCTCCTCGTCTTCGACGATCTTTTTTACTTTATCCCTGTTTTTATCCGTTATCGCCTCGCGCGCGCGGGAGATGTTTTTTATCGCCATCGAAAACATAGTATCAACAGCGCTCTCTACCTGAGACAGCGCCGCCGCGGGCATATATAAGAGACGGTCGTCGAATTTTGTTTTTACGGCGGCTTCGTCCTCGCCCGACTTTATCGTCATATTTGCAAGCTTTACAAGAAGGTTTGCAAACGGTATGAATACTATCGTGCAGGTTATGTTGAATATGGAGTGGAAATTTGCTATATCCTGCGCGTTTACGGTGTCGGTCCAGAATTTGAAGCCGACGAACGACTGAAAGGCGTATATGGCCGCCATGAATATCACGGTGCCTATTACGTTGAAGTAAAGGTGGATAAGCGCGGTGCGGCGCGCGTTTTTATTAGCGCCCACGCTTGAAAGTATCGCCGTTATACAGGTGCCGATGTTTTGGCCGAGGATTATCGGCACGGCAGTTGAAAACGTTATGAGCCCCGTTGAGGCGAAGGCCTGAAGAATGCCGACGGAGGCGCTGGAGCTTTGGATCACAGCCGTGAGCGCCGCACCTATGAGCACGCCTATCACAGGATTTGAGAACATTAGGAAGATGCGGGAAAACTCCGGCATGTCGGCAAGCACGGAGACCGACGCTTCCATAGTCTGCATACCTACGAAAAGGATGCCGAAGCCTATGAGCACCTCTCCTAGCTCTACGGAGCGCACGCGCTTTGCAAGCATATAAAGGCAGATGCCGATGACGATGGCTATCGGCGCTAAGGTGGTGGGCTTGAATATCTGTAAAACGAGGCTGTCGGCGCTTACGGCGTTAAGGCCGATGAGCTGCGCCGTTATCGTTGTGCCGATATTTGCGCCTAAGATCACGCCGACGGCCTGAGTAAGCTTCATTATGCCGGCGTTTACGAAGCCTACGACCATGACGGTCGCAACGGACGAGCTTTGTATTATGGCGGCTACGGCAGCGCCGCAGAGCACGCCTTTTATGCGGTTGCTCGTGAATTTTTCGATAATGGCGGAAAGCTTGTTGCCCGCTATTTTCTCAAGCGCGTTGCCCATGAGCATCATGCCGAAAATGAACAGACCCAAGCCGCCCAAAAATGAAATGATCCTGAAAACGTCCATAAAAGCCCCCTTTATCATGACCTGTACCTTGCTTATTTTTTCCTCAAACTGAGAATAAAACGGGTATTAAAAAACGCTATCAAAAAATATTGTTATATGTTTTTTGCTAAAAGTCAATACATTCTTGATAATTTGTTGAATATATTATATAATTTCTTCGTGTGAGGTGCAAAAAATGAAGGCAGCAATATATACGTTGGGATGCAAGGTAAATCAATACGAGAGCGCGGCGATCATGGAGCAGCTTAAAAAAAACGGCGTTGAGGCAGTTGATTTTTCAGAGGTCGCCGACGTTTATATAATAAATACATGCAGCGTTACGGCCGAGAGCGACAGAAAATCACGAAGCGTTATAAACCGCGCCGTAAAGAAAAATCCCGCGGCGCTCATCTGCGTTACGGGCTGCTATGCGCAGCTTAAGTCCCGGGCAATAGCCGCCATGCCGGGCGTAGATATAGTTACCGGCACGAAGGACAAGATGGAGCTTTCGCGCCTGATAATAGAGAGCGCCGGGAAAAAGACGAAGCTTATGGCGGTAAGCGATCCGTTCGCCGCGCGCAGGTTTGAGCCGATGAGCCTGTCAGAGGCTTACGAGCGCACGAGAATGAGCATAAAGATAGAGGACGGATGCGACAACTTCTGCTCCTACTGCGTAATACCGTATGCGAGAGGCCCCATCGTTTCAAAGCCGTTCGACGATATAAAAAGCGAGCTTTCGGCGGCGCTTGGGCGCGGATATAAGGAGATCGTGCTTACGGGCATACACATATCGTCATACGGAAAGGAGATAAAATACGAAAAGCGTCTTCTTAATGTGCTTGAAATGTGCGAAGGGCTCGAGGGCGATTTCAGGGTGAGGCTAGGTTCTCTTAATCTTTCGTGCTTCGACGACGAATTTCTCTCGGCGCTGCCGCATTTAAAGAGGCTGTGCCCGCATTTTCACATTTCGCTTCAGAGCGGCTGCGACAAAACGCTTCGCGCGATGAACAGAAAATATACGGCCGATGAATTTGCCTCGGTCCTTTCAAAGATACGCAAAGCTCTTCCCGGATCGTCTGTCACGACAGACGTTATCGTGGGCTTTCCGGGGGAGACCGAGGAGGATCTTTTAGAGTCGATAAAGTTT encodes the following:
- the mtaB gene encoding tRNA (N(6)-L-threonylcarbamoyladenosine(37)-C(2))-methylthiotransferase MtaB, coding for MKAAIYTLGCKVNQYESAAIMEQLKKNGVEAVDFSEVADVYIINTCSVTAESDRKSRSVINRAVKKNPAALICVTGCYAQLKSRAIAAMPGVDIVTGTKDKMELSRLIIESAGKKTKLMAVSDPFAARRFEPMSLSEAYERTRMSIKIEDGCDNFCSYCVIPYARGPIVSKPFDDIKSELSAALGRGYKEIVLTGIHISSYGKEIKYEKRLLNVLEMCEGLEGDFRVRLGSLNLSCFDDEFLSALPHLKRLCPHFHISLQSGCDKTLRAMNRKYTADEFASVLSKIRKALPGSSVTTDVIVGFPGETEEDLLESIKFVENEQFLKVHVFPFSLRPGTRAEKMEGHITRAEKARRVSLMSEAAKSTSERFLDAEAGKTRTVLIEEKTGENAYRGYTENYCMTKVYSDRPALGELVRVRVEKREGETLICRALQPL
- a CDS encoding response regulator, whose translation is MRQPTLGSVIRSLRKQHGLTQAALAGRLNVTDKAVSKWERGLSYPDIALFPKLADIFGVTVEDLMEEYIDGEKPSRLIRILEMSHDVLTPLHIIIGCANMAVLYHEDESRLIRYLENIRISGEYLKKAIYCLMAVADPKKCEGDAAKSAFLSDAVKSGGFSKKPEGALDLGEKRILVAEDMEINREIAHELLKETGAKTDFAFDGKECAQKIKEAPKGHYDLILMDIKMPVMDGIEATKEIRAMADADKAGIPIIAMTANVSIKDRNAAFAAGMNGFIKKPVDSAELFSEIGRLI
- a CDS encoding Na/Pi cotransporter family protein; translated protein: MDVFRIISFLGGLGLFIFGMMLMGNALEKIAGNKLSAIIEKFTSNRIKGVLCGAAVAAIIQSSSVATVMVVGFVNAGIMKLTQAVGVILGANIGTTITAQLIGLNAVSADSLVLQIFKPTTLAPIAIVIGICLYMLAKRVRSVELGEVLIGFGILFVGMQTMEASVSVLADMPEFSRIFLMFSNPVIGVLIGAALTAVIQSSSASVGILQAFASTGLITFSTAVPIILGQNIGTCITAILSSVGANKNARRTALIHLYFNVIGTVIFMAAIYAFQSFVGFKFWTDTVNAQDIANFHSIFNITCTIVFIPFANLLVKLANMTIKSGEDEAAVKTKFDDRLLYMPAAALSQVESAVDTMFSMAIKNISRAREAITDKNRDKVKKIVEDEEIIDKMEFEVSKYLVKIADQELSETESKSVSVYLKMVNDIERLGDHAVNLSEIAVDIMDEKITYSPAARHELGIMFGAVEDILNLAYQSFKKRDELFSYAIQVEPLEEIIDMLTEALRQGHIQRLSDGICSVETGVSFLEIINNLERIADHCSNIAISAMQNEDDFASSIDPHAFSVHLREKFGKEYDRFYNFFLTKYYNKLSQAPQS
- a CDS encoding MFS transporter, yielding MAETKKLGSDKSPRHWLILVVCCAASLCGVGLASNTYGVFLPFIVQDTGWATSQVSIFMTVSAWSTMAFYFVGAKVLSRFNTKVVTVIGGLGVCIGLFLLSTVTQVWHLYLCTFLIGTSLAFCALNIIPLLINNWFIKHRNLVMGISYVFTSVAGAIFNPLFASLSVAHGWRYTYRIAACIGLIYVVLALLFVAGKPSDVGLRPYGISESEEMKDVKDQVEIKEFPGIPAKYAFKTATFWFILLFVVTNSFCTGFNQHWVNLGVTSGFDPVTAATLTTIGMISSSIFKIVEGRMSDSKFGIMKTAIVCSIVPLISMILLIIAGTASYGVVAVACFLFGVGIAMTQLMPPQLVRDMYGMRSYSTLYPIAFMAMSLGTGFTYTLHGVFIQAAGSYMGSFIFNSCCYVVGIIVLTIGFKMSKAAKAKYWREVGEAI